DNA sequence from the Streptomyces tsukubensis genome:
AGGGCGGGGCGAGGTGTCGGGGATACGGGGGTACGGGGATACGGGGGTACGCAGAGAGGCGGCGGTGCCGTGATGGCACCGCCGCCTCTCCGCCGGGTGTGTCGGATCGGTCCTACAGGACTCCGCCGCCGGCCCCGGCCTCCACACTGTCCTGGGCGACGACCGCCCCGGTGCTCTTCTTGCCCCGGCGGACCCGCTTCTCCAGCCAGCTCGCGAAGCTGGTGAGCGCGAAGTTCAGCAGGATGAAGATGAGGGAGATGACCGTGAGGGCCGCGATCGTGTTGGCGCCGTAGTTCGCCGTGATCGCCCGGTTCTGGTACAGCAGCTCGGTGAAGCCGAGGAGTGCGCCGCCGAGTGCGGTGTCCTTCACGATGACGACCAGCTGGCTGACCAGCGCGGGCAGCATCGCGGTGACCGCCTGCGGCAGCAGGACGTACACCATCATCTGGCCCTTGCGCATGCCGATCGCCTGGGCGGCGTCGGTCTGGCCCCGGGGCAGGGACAGGATGCCCGCCCGGACGATCTCCGCGATGACGGAGGCGTTGTAGAGGACCAGGCCCGTGACGACCGCGTACAGCGGACGGATCTCCGACTCCAGATCGGAGAACTCCACGAACGCCTGGAAGGCGAAGACCATCAGCAGCAGCACCGGGATGGCGCGGAAGAACTCGACCACGGCGCCGACCGGGATCCGGACCCAGGCATGGTCGGAGAGCCGGCCGATGCCCAGGGCCGCGCCGAGCGGAAGGGCGATGACCAGGGCGAGGGCCGCTGCCTTGACCGTCTCCCACAGGCCCGGGAGCAGGAAGGTCGTCCAGACCTTCGAGTCCTTGACGAACGGACTCCACTTGTCCGCCGCGAGCTGGTCCTTGTCCGCCATGGTGGACAGGACCCACCACAGGACGAGGCCGAGCGCCACCAGGAACCCGACGGTGTAGGCGATGTTCCGGGCCTTCGCCTTGGGGCCCGGCTCGTCGTACAGAACGGAACTCATCGCTTCACCGCCACTCGCTTGGCCACCCAGCCCAGCAGCAGACCGGTCGGCAGGGTCAGAACGATGAACCCGAAGGCGAAGACGGCG
Encoded proteins:
- a CDS encoding amino acid ABC transporter permease — encoded protein: MSSVLYDEPGPKAKARNIAYTVGFLVALGLVLWWVLSTMADKDQLAADKWSPFVKDSKVWTTFLLPGLWETVKAAALALVIALPLGAALGIGRLSDHAWVRIPVGAVVEFFRAIPVLLLMVFAFQAFVEFSDLESEIRPLYAVVTGLVLYNASVIAEIVRAGILSLPRGQTDAAQAIGMRKGQMMVYVLLPQAVTAMLPALVSQLVVIVKDTALGGALLGFTELLYQNRAITANYGANTIAALTVISLIFILLNFALTSFASWLEKRVRRGKKSTGAVVAQDSVEAGAGGGVL